From a region of the Lactuca sativa cultivar Salinas chromosome 4, Lsat_Salinas_v11, whole genome shotgun sequence genome:
- the LOC128133870 gene encoding protein FLX-like 3, translated as MAKNGHVVEENVTLQRELVAVKDEIHRLGQIIPKLHVEKDARATDLIDRGMKLEAELRDVEPLMADVGQLRSEFQKLTSLRQELSSQI; from the coding sequence ATGGCTAAAAATGGACATGTAGTAGAAGAAAATGTGACTCTTCAAAGGGAATTAGTTGCTGTGAAAGATGAGATTCATAGATTAGGTCAAATCATCCCCAAATTACATGTTGAAAAAGATGCAAGAGCCACAGATTTAATTGACAGAGGAATGAAACTCGAGGCTGAGCTTCGTGATGTTGAGCCTTTAATGGCAGATGTGGGACAATTAAGAAGTGAATTCCAGAAATTGACTTCATTGAGGCAAGAATTGTCTAGTCAAATCTAA